The DNA segment GATTTTAATTATATCTAAACTAAAAATTGAGAAGTAGGAAGACATATTCATTAGATTTACCCGAACCATGAAAACTTTCTACCAGTCTACCGTAGAACCAATAAAGAAAAACCAATTTATAGTAAGGTGAGATAATTATTAAAAAGATTAAATTTTAGTTAATATTATCCCCCAAAGAGGGTTAGCAAATAACATTCCATTACCAATTCCAAGTAATATAATAAGATATGGTGAACTTTTATGGCTTTTCACGTTATGCTGGTCCCCACCCTAGGCTGTCCTTCCAACTGCGAGTACTGCTGGAGTTCTGAAGAAGGATCCCCAGTTATGAGTGTGGATATTATTAAAGAAACTGTAGAATGGCTTAAGGACTTCCGCAAGGAGCCCGTGACCTTCACCTTCCACGGTGGGGAACCGCTCCTGGCAGGTTACGATTTTTTTTCCCAGGCACTGCCCCTTCTAACACAGGAGCTAGGCCATCTGAAACCGGCTCTAGCCCTGCAGACCAACCTGTGGAACATGACCCCGGAACTGGCTAGGTTATTCAAGGAGTACAACATACCCATTGGTTCCAGTCTGGACGGCCCCGAGGAACTTAACGACCTGCAAAGGGGAAAGGGTTACTACCAGAGGACAATGAAAGGATATGAAATTGCCCGGGAACAAGGTCTGAGTGTTAGTTTTATCTCTACCTTCACTTCCTACTCCATCCAGTACAAGGAAGACATCTTCAACTTCTTCCTGGAAAATGGTTTGAACCTCAAGTTACACCCGGCACTTCCCTCTCTGCGTGATGAAAACCCTGAAAAATGGGCTTTATCTCCTGAAGAGTACGGGGAACTTTTGATATATCTCTTGGACCAGTATCTGGAGCATATGGACGAGATTGAGCTTAAAAATATTGACCACCTCTGTAAGTGTGTTTTTATTCGCAGAGGAGTGGTCTGCACCTTCGTGGATTGTATGGGTGATACCTTTGCCGTGGGCCCGGATGGTAGTATTTATCCCTGTTACCGTTTCGTGGGAATGCCCGAGTACGTGATGGGGAATGTCCAGGACCATCCCAGCATGGATGATCTGGCCCAGTCTGATGCCTGGAAGCTTCTCCATGACTTTAAGGATTACGTGGACACTGAATGCAAGAAATGCTCCTACATAAAATTCTGCCGGGGCGGATGTCCCTACAATGGTCTTTCCATCAATGAAGAAACTGGTAAAGCTGAGATTACTGGAGTGGACCCCCACTGCGCAGCCTATAAGATGATCTTCAAGGAGATAACCAAGCGGGCCACCAAGGAGATGCTGGGATCCAGTATGGGTATGGTTCCGGACCCATCGGGAAAGGCAGAGAAGGGGATAATGTCCATCATGCTTAAACCCTCTTGATTGATTTTTTTTTATATCTTAATCCTAATTTTCCCAGTCAAAAAAATTAAATAGAAAGTATTCACAAAAAACTATACTTCCCTTAACAAGAATAAAAATAGAAAAGAAAATTAAAGAGAGATGACCTGATATGAAAAGAAGTACACCAGTAATTATAGGCCTTCTTCTTATTTTAGGAGTGGTTGCCTTAGGTTACTTCGCAGAATCCAGCGGTTCAAATAACACCACCAATAACTCTAACAATTCCAGCCAGTTTACCCTGTTTAAAAACCCCCTAACTCCACAGCAAGCAGTATCATCCACTCCTGCGGCTCAAACCCAACAATCATCACCCACCCCCACAACCACCAATGACACCACTCAGAACACCACCCAAAACCAAACAAATCCATCAACAACGAATTAACTGGAAAAGATAACCTATAATCCAATTAAATACTATTTAAAAAAAAGTATAAAGCCTTTAAAAAGCATTAAACGCCAATGGAGATAATTACAATGAATTTAGGTAAGTTGAATGAAAAATGCCCTAAATGTGGTTCACAGGATAAGACCCTCAAAAGGCAATTAGACTCCCAGCACCGGGCCTTTGGCCGGACCCAAACATTGACCTGCAGTGAATGTGGGTACGTGTTTAAATCCCGTGAGGATGAAAAAGAAAAGGACTGATGAAATAGGGACTCCCCATCCCACTCTATTTGGAATATTTTATTTTTTAAAATACTAATTTTAAATTGATGGAATACCCTCAGATACTAGTCACCTGATTTTCTGGTAATTCAAACCCCAATGTAACTCCTTTTTCCATGATTATTAAACGTAAAAACTTCATATTATACACTAATAATCGGAAGAGGTTAAAACATGAAGGTCAAATTCAACCTAGAGAACCTCGCAGAATGCCTGTGTGACTCCTGTCCGGTACAGGAAAAATCAAAAACAGTTAGGGACAAAATGAAGATGATACAGGAGATCACTCAGGAAGATGTGGACTCCCGGATTATGATTGAAGAAGAAAGGATTCCCGCATTGTACTGTGCTAAGGGAAAAGATTATCTGGAAGAATCAGGATCCAGGAATTATTGCCAGTGCGATAAATGTTTGGTGTGGAAAGAAAATAATTTATTCAGTGGTGAACCACCGGGTTACTTCTGCAGGGATGGAAAAGCCCGGGAATAACCCTTAAACCTTTTTTTTTAAATGTTAGTAAGTGTTTTTGATATTTAAGTGTCCTGAAAAATACACCCTGAAACTACCCTCAGGATGGACCATAAATGTAGGAAGTTAATTGCATATTTTTAAGTTCCCCATAGGATAATCCTCCCCTATTATATTATTTTATTAACCTCAACAATGCCTCTCCCAGCATACAGAATACAAAAACTGATTTTAATGATGAATTGGAGTGATGTGGTGCGATATGGGGAGAATTTGTCCTGGAAACCCTGCAAAAATATAAATATAAAGATAACCAGATAATCAAAAGAGTGGTTTCCATGATCAGGAAAGATTTGATAATTATACCTATTCTACTGGTAGGAGTAGTGGCTGGATCCATAGTGGGCATGGGTTACAGTCCTGCTGAGTCACCAGATGATGATAATCTTTCAAACAGTAATATATCCACCAATTCAACCAACGCCAACAACACCACCATCAAAACCAATCAGAGTACTAAACAATCAACATCTCAAAGCACCAGCACTCGCAAAACAAGCACATCAACTCGTTACTACAACACCCAGCGTACCAACACCCAGACACAGCAACAGACCAGTACCAATACCCAAAGCGGCAACACGACGACCAATTAACAGTTGGTAACATTTAAGGGAGATTATTCCAAGGTAAACAGTTCCCTCATTTAATTAGAGATTGAATTTAATTAGAGATCAAAAAGTGAATTCTATTTTAATAGATTAATATCTTTTTAATAGAGTAATAGATACTATATTTGGACCTAATAGATAAGTATCTCTTTATTACCGATAATTAATTTATATCTCTTATTTAAAATGTTTATAATCTAATATACCTTATTCAAAATGTTTATAATTTAATATTCCTTATTTAGAATGTTTCCTAACCCAATATCCCTAATTTAAAATGTTTATAATCCAATTATCAGGATTTGGTAATTGATAACTTTCACAAGGTCATCTTTAGAGGATACTACCATCCCATAGATTTAAAAAAGAAGTAAAAATAATATGTAAGAAAGAATGTTGTTTGATTAGTTATATTTTTTTGAGAATTTTTAAAAAAAATAATGCAAATTAATCTGGAAAAAGTTAATTCAACTTAATCTGCAAAAAAGTTAAGTCAACTAACTTAATCTGGAAAAATAGAGTATGGAATGATACAATGATAGTTAATGAATGGTGCATGTACTGTGGGGAATGCGCTGGTGTTTGTCCCCAAAACCTTATAGAAGTAAGGGAAATCAGCTTGAAGATCAACCATGACGAATGTAAAGATTGTGGGATATGTATCAAGGTTTGCCCAGTGCAGGCCCTACAAGGTGATGATTAAATGATGGAAACTGATGTTCTGGTTATAGGTGCCGGTCCTGCCGGTTCAACTGCAGCTAAACACGCTGCCCTAGGCGGCGCCCAAGTAATAGTCATTGATAAAAAATCAGAGATAGGATCTCCCAAAAGATGTGCAGAAGGAGTTTCTAAAGACGGCCTTAAGAAACTAGGAATTGAACCATCCTCACGATGGGTAACCCGCGAAGCCACTGGAGTGCGAATGGTCTCCCCCAACGGCACGGCTGTTAATTTAACCGAGGATAAGGTGAAACTCCCTGAAGCAGGGTACATCCTGGAACGTAAGATCTTCGACAAGCACATGGCCATGGATGCCGCCCGTGCCGGTGCCCGGATCATGGTCAAAACCCTGGCCACTGGTATGCGGAGGGAAGATGATCAGGTAGTGGTTACTGCCGAGAACATGGGCCAGGAACTGGAGATCAAAGCCAAGATAGTGATTGCGGCCGATGGTCCAGAATCTCGGGTGGGAAGATGGGCAGGGCTTAGAACTGCTTTAGCCCCTAAAAATATGGAATCCTGTGCCCAGTTTGAAATGGCCGGAGTCCAGATGGCCGAACCAGACTGTATCGAATTCCACTTTGGTAGTGTAGCTCCTGGTGGTTACGCCTGGATATTCCCCAAGGGTGATGACATAGCCAACGTGGGCCTGGGTATTTTAACCACCAGAACCGACAAAACTGCTTACCAACACCTTTTAGAGTTTGTGGAAAGCAACCCGGCTACTCAAAATGCTCAGCCAGTGGAACTTAACGTGGGCGGAGACCCCGTGGGTGGATTACTGAAGAAAAAAGTGGCAGATAATGTCCTGGTCACCGGGGATGCAGCCAGTATGGTTAACCCCCTCACTGGTGGAGGTATCATCAGTGGTATGCTGGGAGGCCGTATTGCGGGTCAGGTGGCTGCCCAGGCCGTGGCTGATGGGGACTACTCCCATAAAAACCTTAAGGTGTATGAAAAACTCTGTGATGATGAACTGGGGGAATCATTCAAGAAGTACCTGAAGGCCAAGGAATACCTTTTAAGTCTTTCGGATGGAGAACTGGATGAAATCGCGGATGTTTTCAAGGACAGTGACTTTGAAACCATTAACACCGCAGAAATGGTTAAAAAACTGATTAAAATCTCACCAAAGGCTCTTTTGAAACTGGGTAAACTGTTCTAAGACTGAAGATCAGATAATATTTTTTATTTTTTAGTCAACTACCCCTTCCTTTTTTTATTCCACTATTTCTAACTTTTTTAGGATTTTTTAATGTATAACGGTGCTGATAAACAGGGGCATTCCTTAAAAAATAAATAGAGGCATTCCTTAAAAAATAATCACCAGTATACAAAACATGAAAAATACCATGGCTACCTGGTGGTAAAGAATATCTGCCAGACGGAACATGTAGTCCTTATTTGTAAATAGTGATAGATATAATGGCACTGCTGCCAGGAAAGATGGCAGAATTGCCACGGCAAATTGTATTATATTCATGTCACCAGAGTAAAGCATATACAGGAGTAAGCCGCCCCCCATGAACCCCACTATACTGGCATCGCGGGAACGTGACTTGTACATGAGGTAGGTGCCCATTCCTGCCAGGTACATGAACACGTACACACTCAGGGGCACCAGAAACACATCACCCAAAAGTACGGCACAGGAAGCCAGACGCAACACTGAATTAGTGGCGGTGCTGAAAAAAGGGGCTAAATTGGAATCCTTTAAACGGATTGGAGGTAAAGTGTAAACCAACTGGTTGAGTAGCATTAGAGACATTAAAAAGGTGAATGATGAAGGGAATGCTACAAAGGATATTATAAACACCCCGGCCACAATCAGGCCAAAGAAAAGCAGTATGATCTTTTTGTCCACCTCATTTTCAATGAAGGCCCGGCTCTGCTTCTGTCGATCCCGGCGATCCACCTCCAGATCCGTAAGATCATTGAGGGTGTACAGGGCACCCCACAGAGCAGAAACCAGTATAAGCCCCCCTAATATCTGGAAAGGATTATTAATAGGTATTCCCAGGAAATAAGCATAAGTAAGCGCCAGTAAAAACATGTTGGCATTTTTAGAGGCCCATGTTATCCGGGTGGACTTGATCAATGTTTTTATCATTTAAAACTCCAGTGATACTTGAATTAACGGCCAAAGACAGAAGATGAGATTATGGTCCATCCTTCAGTGCCTGACATATAAAACGGGGTTTGTTACCATATTTTTTTATAGATTGCCTTACCTCATCCGGGGTAACATTTAGATGGCTTTTTACTATATTTATGGTTTCCTCTTGGGAGTAGGATATCTCCACCACGGTAAAGGGGATCCCCAGTACAGTCACTGCCACCCGGGAGAGAACACCATAGTCCGCGAATAGGTCCTTCTTGTAATCTTTCTCACCCACCCTCCAGGCAGTCTGCAATACCAGGTTAACCCCTTTAAAATCACTCCTGTGTTTAAAATATTCTCGAATACAAGTTAAATAAAATTTAAATGGCTTCACGCCACTATAACCAGTCCACTGGCTGAAACCGACACATTCCTCATCCAGGCAGTGATAATCATGGAACCGGTCTGCAAATAAAACTGCATCAAATTTACTCAACTCATAGAACAGGTCAGCAGAGGATTTGACATGTAGATCTTCCTTCATGGAGTTTACCATCAACTGGTAAACCTCCCCGCCAGTTAAATCTGGGGAAGAAAGGGGTAATTTAGCTTCGTAAAAATTCAAGCCCAGTCTGTCCACTGCCGCGTAGATATTACTGGATTTACCAGTGCCCGGGGCTCCCACCACATGGACAATCTGCCCCCTGTTTTTTGATAATTTTTTAAAGGTTGATAGAAGTTTCTGGTAGGATTTGGTGTTTACGAAGGTCTGGTTTTCCCGGGGACCTTTTATCTTGTACTTCATGGGTCAACCTCACGGAATATATAAAATTATATTGAGAAGGCAGGATATAATAATATAATGATTAACTTAAAAAAGAGGTAAAAATCCATGGTCACCCCTTCACAAGATGCCCCTAGGAATATTGAAGATTCACCCGAAAACCGGGAAAAATGTCTCTGTTCTTACTGTCCCAGTTACCCTAAAAATTGTGGAAATAAATTGCTCTACTGTGCCACCGGGTCCAGTGATTGTGAAATTAAAGTGAAAGGTTGTATCTGTAACACTTGCCCTCTATTCTACCAGTACCACCTCAGTGATAACTACTACTGTGGTAAGGAAAGGGTGGGTGAAAGTGGAACCTTCCTGCGCAAACCAAATAAAGATGAAGATCCCTCTTTTTATAATAAAATGGTTGAAATAAAGGATAAAAGCCATAATATAAGTGGTATTTCTTCTATGGGTTCAACCAAGAAATTATCATTTTCCTGGGATGACCTGCACTTTTTACCCGCCCAGATCAAGCGCATACCCTTTAACCAGGAAGATCCGGTAGATGCAAAGGTAACCATCGGACCGAAGTCCCAGAAACCCCTGAAAGTCTCTTCACCCATTTTAATCTCCGGTATGAGTTTCGGGGCAGTTTCACGTAATGTGCGCCTGGTAATCTCCAGAACAGCTGCCCTAATGAATATTGGATTTAACACGGGGGAGGGAGGGGTTTTAGATGAGGAAAAAGAGATTGCACCGGATGAAATGATAGTGCAGTATTCCACGGGACGTTTTGGTTTAAACCAGGCCCTACTACAATCTGCGGCCGCAGTGGAAATTCGATTTGGGCAGGGAGCCTATCCCGGTAAAGGTAGTTACCTTCCGGCAGAGAAGATGACTCCCAAGGTGGCCCAGATCAGGGGGTTGGAAAAAGGACAGGCTGCCTACTCCCCAGCCCACCACCCTGACATCAGCAACCCTGGTGAACTGGAAGAAAAGGTGTCTGAGTTGAAAAAACTCACGGGTGGTGTTCCAGTAGGGGCTAAAATTGGCTGTGGTCATGTGGAGGAGGATGTGGAACTCCTGGCCCGGGCCGGGGTGGACTTCATTGCCCTGGATGGTTTTGGTGGAGGTACGGGGGCCACCACGACTTATGTGCGGGAGAATATGGGACTGCCCATTGTAGCCGCCCTGCCACGGGCTTATCAGAAATTGGAAGAACTGGAACTCAGAAAGGAAATAAGTCTCATTGCCGGGGGTGGTTTGCGCACTTCTAGTGACTTTGCCAAGTGTCTGGCCCTGGGTGCTGATGCAGTTTACATTGGTAC comes from the Methanobacterium formicicum genome and includes:
- a CDS encoding TIGR04083 family peptide-modifying radical SAM enzyme, with protein sequence MAFHVMLVPTLGCPSNCEYCWSSEEGSPVMSVDIIKETVEWLKDFRKEPVTFTFHGGEPLLAGYDFFSQALPLLTQELGHLKPALALQTNLWNMTPELARLFKEYNIPIGSSLDGPEELNDLQRGKGYYQRTMKGYEIAREQGLSVSFISTFTSYSIQYKEDIFNFFLENGLNLKLHPALPSLRDENPEKWALSPEEYGELLIYLLDQYLEHMDEIELKNIDHLCKCVFIRRGVVCTFVDCMGDTFAVGPDGSIYPCYRFVGMPEYVMGNVQDHPSMDDLAQSDAWKLLHDFKDYVDTECKKCSYIKFCRGGCPYNGLSINEETGKAEITGVDPHCAAYKMIFKEITKRATKEMLGSSMGMVPDPSGKAEKGIMSIMLKPS
- a CDS encoding TIGR04165 family Cys-rich peptide is translated as MNLGKLNEKCPKCGSQDKTLKRQLDSQHRAFGRTQTLTCSECGYVFKSREDEKEKD
- a CDS encoding DUF2769 domain-containing protein, with amino-acid sequence MKVKFNLENLAECLCDSCPVQEKSKTVRDKMKMIQEITQEDVDSRIMIEEERIPALYCAKGKDYLEESGSRNYCQCDKCLVWKENNLFSGEPPGYFCRDGKARE
- a CDS encoding DUF362 domain-containing protein, with protein sequence MIVNEWCMYCGECAGVCPQNLIEVREISLKINHDECKDCGICIKVCPVQALQGDD
- a CDS encoding geranylgeranyl reductase family protein; this encodes MMETDVLVIGAGPAGSTAAKHAALGGAQVIVIDKKSEIGSPKRCAEGVSKDGLKKLGIEPSSRWVTREATGVRMVSPNGTAVNLTEDKVKLPEAGYILERKIFDKHMAMDAARAGARIMVKTLATGMRREDDQVVVTAENMGQELEIKAKIVIAADGPESRVGRWAGLRTALAPKNMESCAQFEMAGVQMAEPDCIEFHFGSVAPGGYAWIFPKGDDIANVGLGILTTRTDKTAYQHLLEFVESNPATQNAQPVELNVGGDPVGGLLKKKVADNVLVTGDAASMVNPLTGGGIISGMLGGRIAGQVAAQAVADGDYSHKNLKVYEKLCDDELGESFKKYLKAKEYLLSLSDGELDEIADVFKDSDFETINTAEMVKKLIKISPKALLKLGKLF
- a CDS encoding UbiA family prenyltransferase translates to MIKTLIKSTRITWASKNANMFLLALTYAYFLGIPINNPFQILGGLILVSALWGALYTLNDLTDLEVDRRDRQKQSRAFIENEVDKKIILLFFGLIVAGVFIISFVAFPSSFTFLMSLMLLNQLVYTLPPIRLKDSNLAPFFSTATNSVLRLASCAVLLGDVFLVPLSVYVFMYLAGMGTYLMYKSRSRDASIVGFMGGGLLLYMLYSGDMNIIQFAVAILPSFLAAVPLYLSLFTNKDYMFRLADILYHQVAMVFFMFCILVIIF
- a CDS encoding ATP-binding protein, which produces MKYKIKGPRENQTFVNTKSYQKLLSTFKKLSKNRGQIVHVVGAPGTGKSSNIYAAVDRLGLNFYEAKLPLSSPDLTGGEVYQLMVNSMKEDLHVKSSADLFYELSKFDAVLFADRFHDYHCLDEECVGFSQWTGYSGVKPFKFYLTCIREYFKHRSDFKGVNLVLQTAWRVGEKDYKKDLFADYGVLSRVAVTVLGIPFTVVEISYSQEETINIVKSHLNVTPDEVRQSIKKYGNKPRFICQALKDGP
- a CDS encoding glutamate synthase-related protein, with product MVTPSQDAPRNIEDSPENREKCLCSYCPSYPKNCGNKLLYCATGSSDCEIKVKGCICNTCPLFYQYHLSDNYYCGKERVGESGTFLRKPNKDEDPSFYNKMVEIKDKSHNISGISSMGSTKKLSFSWDDLHFLPAQIKRIPFNQEDPVDAKVTIGPKSQKPLKVSSPILISGMSFGAVSRNVRLVISRTAALMNIGFNTGEGGVLDEEKEIAPDEMIVQYSTGRFGLNQALLQSAAAVEIRFGQGAYPGKGSYLPAEKMTPKVAQIRGLEKGQAAYSPAHHPDISNPGELEEKVSELKKLTGGVPVGAKIGCGHVEEDVELLARAGVDFIALDGFGGGTGATTTYVRENMGLPIVAALPRAYQKLEELELRKEISLIAGGGLRTSSDFAKCLALGADAVYIGTAALIAINCQQYRVCYSGLCPTGVTTQHPQLVQQLDVEAGVENLKNFLVTSTEEMKNLTRMVGKSDVKLLDRSDLVGLTREISLITGAEWVNGQKLDNG